Below is a window of Methanothermobacter thermautotrophicus DNA.
GGGTATGACGATGACGGTATCTGCGGCGTTCTGGAGTTTCTCAAGTCCCCTCTCAGCATTCTCCCTCCTCTTAAGACCCTCTGCACTGAAGGGCATGGTTGCAACGGCTATCGTGAGGGCGCCCGCCTTCTTGGCGAGTTTGGATATCACGGGCGCTGATCCTGTCCCTGTACCACCCCCAAGGCCACAGGTTACAAAGACCATATCAGCCCCTTCAAGTTCCCTGCGGATATCATCCTCACTTTCCTCTGCACATTCCTCTCCCACTTCAGGGACACCGCCTGCACCGAGACCACCACATACATTCCTGCCTATGAGAAGCTTCCGGTCAGCTACCGAGTAGAAGAGGTCCTGGGCATCCGTGTTAACGGCTATGGTCTCAGCACCCTCAACTCCAATCTCACTGAGCCTTGTTACGGTGTTGTTACCTGCTCCGCCGGTCCCAACAACGTATATCTTGGCCCTGCTATTTTCGATTATTTCCTGGAGTTCCCTGTCAATTTCTGAATTCATTGAGGTGGAAGACGGCTTTTCCCTTTTCTCAGATTCCTTTATGGCATCGTTAATGAATTTCAATTACTACCCCCACACTTATCTATGAAATATGTTATTGTGCTAAGACATATTTAAAAGCAACGGTTAATATGGCACCAATGGGGCCATGGCTCACATTCAAAATTAAAAATCAGTTTCTGTGACCTCTGAAAATACCGGGTCAAAGTTGGGGCAAAATAAAATTATTGATGGCCCGCGTGGCCATGAATAGCATGAATCTGGGTGGGACCATCATGAGCTGTCATGAGACAGTTATGGTCTGGGCATTGCAATTACCTCATGGATCCGGAGGTCAAATACACTGTTCATGTGGGCGGGTGTGAGTACAACGGCTGTGTCAGCACCCCAGGCGGTTCCACCTATGGCTATAACCTCCTCATCAACGGGGATGAGTCCAGCGTCTGCGGCCATTATGGCTATCTCTACACATACCTTGAATCCCTGGGAGACCATCCTCAGGGTTTCGGCCATCACCTCCACGGGCGTGACGCCCCCAAACCTGTTTGATATCCCCCTTCCAACACCACTGAGGGCATGTGAACCAGCATAGACCTTCACACCCCTCTCGATGAGGTCATCCCTTGCATCAGCCTCCAGTTCAAGCTTTCCCTTCTCCCTGAAACCTGCATGGTGGGTTACAGATACAATGTTGCCCTCAACCATTTCAGATAACATGAGGGCCGTCTCGCCTGAAACCGATGCCACAACAAAATCCCTGATTCCAAGCTGGTCAGCCCTCTCCCTTACAAGTTCAAGGACCCTCTCAGTGTTTTCCTTACCTGGTTCCTCAAAGTAACATATCTTCTTCTCCATGACTAACACCTACTTATATATACCTTGATCTCAAATTATATTTGGATATATCATGCAAGTATAGGAAAAATTTTTATAAAGGTAGTAAACATATGAATCCCAATTAATATGATCCCGTGTTATTTCTGACTCAAAGCAGAAGGTGATGCTATGAACGCCTTTGATTTTCTCGCCCCGTCAAGGAGTGGGAAACCCCGAAAAATTGGAATAACCATGGTTCTTGATAAGGGAATGGGACCTGCGAGCGCCCGTGACCTCATGGAGATATCATCAGATTACGTTGACTTCATAAAGTTTGGATGGGGAACACTACCCCTCCACAGCCGCTCCACTGTAAAGGAAAAGATAAATATGTACAGATCATTCGATGTGGAGCCCTATCCAGGGGGTACACTATTCGAGATAGCCTACCTCAAAGGTAAGGTGGAGGAATACTTCCAGGAGGCCCGAAGCCTCGGATTTGAAACACTTGAAATATCCAACGGGACTGTGGAAATTGAAACCGAAGAAAAATGTAGTATAATTGAAATGGCCGTTGATGAGGGATTCCGGGTCATATCCGAGGTTGGTAAAAAGGATCCATCCATGGACAGACTTCTTGAACCCGAGGATAGGGTCACGCTGGTGGAGGCTGATCTCAGGGCAGGAGCATCCATGGTCCTCATGGAGGCCCGTGAGAGCGGACAGAACATAGGTATATACGATGAGAGGGGAAACATCAAGGAGGACGAATTCAACTATCTCACTGAAAGGCTCCCCATGGAGAGAATAATATGGGAGGCGCCCCAGAAAAGTCAGCAGGTTTACTTCATTTTAAAGATTGGACCCGATGTTAACCTTGGAAACATACCCCCCGAAGAGATAACAGCCCTTGAAACAATACGCAGAGGCTTGAGGGGAGACACTCTCGGAAAGGTGAATCTTTAATGATAGAGAAAATTACTGTAATCGGCGGTTATGATAAGTTCGGAGAAAAGGAACCCGTAGAACTGGTTGAAATAAGGAAGGGTGAAATATTTGGAGTTGTTGGTCCCACAGGTAGTGGTAAAAGTTCACTTATAGGTGATATCGAACAGCTGGCACAGATGGACACCTTCTCAAAGAGGAAAATCCTTGTAAACGATGAGGAGCCAAGTTATGAGGATCGTACAAATCCCAGGAAAAAGATGGTGGCCCAGCTATCACAGAACATGAATTTCCTGGCTGATATGACCGTCGGGGAGTTCCTCAGCCTTCATGCCAAGTGCAGGGGTGCCAGTGAGAAGTGTGTGGACCGCGTCATCGAACTTGCAAACACCCTGACAGGGGAGCCCATTAAAAAGGAGCATGACCTCACAATACTGAGTGGAGGCCAGTCAAGGGCTTTGATGGTTGCAGACGTGGCAATAATAAGTGACTCACCCATTGTACTGATAGATGAAATTGAGAATGCAGGTATACGGAAGCATGACGCCCTCAATGTGCTGGCAGGGCATGGTAAGATCGTCCTTGTTGTAACCCATGACCCTGTACTTGCACTCATGACCGATAAGAGGATAGTCATGAAGCACGGCGGTATGCAGAAGATAGTTACAACAACCCCCCAGGAGAAGAGGATATCCCGGGAGCTGAACAAGATCGATGAACTCATGCTCAGCCTCCGTGAAAAGGTCCGGAGGGGGGAGCTGGTCGAGGATATAGACCTGAGCGAAATAATAAATGACTCCAAATAGTTGATCCATAAAATC
It encodes the following:
- the comA gene encoding phosphosulfolactate synthase is translated as MNAFDFLAPSRSGKPRKIGITMVLDKGMGPASARDLMEISSDYVDFIKFGWGTLPLHSRSTVKEKINMYRSFDVEPYPGGTLFEIAYLKGKVEEYFQEARSLGFETLEISNGTVEIETEEKCSIIEMAVDEGFRVISEVGKKDPSMDRLLEPEDRVTLVEADLRAGASMVLMEARESGQNIGIYDERGNIKEDEFNYLTERLPMERIIWEAPQKSQQVYFILKIGPDVNLGNIPPEEITALETIRRGLRGDTLGKVNL
- a CDS encoding ATP-binding cassette domain-containing protein: MIEKITVIGGYDKFGEKEPVELVEIRKGEIFGVVGPTGSGKSSLIGDIEQLAQMDTFSKRKILVNDEEPSYEDRTNPRKKMVAQLSQNMNFLADMTVGEFLSLHAKCRGASEKCVDRVIELANTLTGEPIKKEHDLTILSGGQSRALMVADVAIISDSPIVLIDEIENAGIRKHDALNVLAGHGKIVLVVTHDPVLALMTDKRIVMKHGGMQKIVTTTPQEKRISRELNKIDELMLSLREKVRRGELVEDIDLSEIINDSK
- the ftsZ gene encoding cell division protein FtsZ; protein product: MKFINDAIKESEKREKPSSTSMNSEIDRELQEIIENSRAKIYVVGTGGAGNNTVTRLSEIGVEGAETIAVNTDAQDLFYSVADRKLLIGRNVCGGLGAGGVPEVGEECAEESEDDIRRELEGADMVFVTCGLGGGTGTGSAPVISKLAKKAGALTIAVATMPFSAEGLKRRENAERGLEKLQNAADTVIVIPNDKLLEVAPNLPLNKAFMVADEILGRAVKGITELITKPGLVSLDFADVRSIMKGSGMAMIGMGEAESGDRALESVYEALNSPLLDLDISNARGALINISGSSDLTLQEAERIVEVVAEELDPDANIIWGAQIQDDLQNVIRTTIVVAGVRSPYIYGAHGSAEKEFMDEKQRERGSVDESVLEEFIDGVF
- a CDS encoding pyruvate kinase alpha/beta domain-containing protein — its product is MEKKICYFEEPGKENTERVLELVRERADQLGIRDFVVASVSGETALMLSEMVEGNIVSVTHHAGFREKGKLELEADARDDLIERGVKVYAGSHALSGVGRGISNRFGGVTPVEVMAETLRMVSQGFKVCVEIAIMAADAGLIPVDEEVIAIGGTAWGADTAVVLTPAHMNSVFDLRIHEVIAMPRP